GTAAAAGATACATTCATAATTGAGCATCTTGTTAAAGCTCTTGTCGGTCATGCCTACTGATTTTAGCATGGCAAATTCCCGCCGTCTCAGATTCACATTGGTGGATATCGTGTTGAACACATTGGCTATGGTTATCAGCGAGATAAGGATGATAAACCCGTAAGAAAATACCGAAATAATTATGATGATATTTCTATTGCTTTGCAGCATTTCAGCTACATTGAATATATTGGATGTAGTAAGGCCTGATTCAGAGAGAATATTTTTCATATCCTCTTCAGCCTTGAAGGGATCCTCTGCTTTAAAGCACATGTATGCAGGGTTCATGTATTCAGATGTATCGGCGAAAATTGTTTCCCACAAGCTATCGTCAACGATCAACATTATACTATCGTCCTGGGTATAATCTTTGATGCCGAATGGAGCTGTATCTGCAAAGGCTGCTATCGAGATGTCTATTTTAGCCGACTGTTCTTCCTGGGAATAATCAATCTGAATGATTTGCGGGTTATGCTGTTTAAAAATATTTGTGTTTCTATATTTTTTTGACTGAAAATCATAATAATGCTGTTTATCTACCGCAATTCCGGCAGGTGAATTGGCATCTGTAAAACGGGATTTATCTATACCCAGTTTCTGTATATATTCGGTAAAGGTGTCATGATCCACGCCGTAAACTTCTATTTGTACAAAGGCATTTTCTCCTTCTGATATTATCTCTTGATCTACTTTATCTCGATAAAATGATTCCTCTACTTTTTCCCTGGGAAGCTCTGTCTGGCTGTAAAAAGTTTTTATGACGGCACCTTCATCTACGCTGTCCAATGCGAGAATATCCTTATAGGCGTTTTTCATAGAATCGCTTAAGTCTCCTCTTTGATTGGTGAAGTATGCCAAGTCGTATTTTTCATCCTCATATACGTTTGTAACACTGTCTTTCAAATACATGGAAAAAGCGGAAGCCGATACAAATAGTACTATGCTGATGAAAAGAGATATTACTGTACTTCGGTAACGCCGACGGTTTCTTTTCAGATTTTTTAAAGCGAAATCTCCCTCTATGCCAAATAGTTTACGGGTCAATCGGGAGGTTTTCACCTGTTTCTGGGTCAGTTTGATATCTTCTGTCTGTCTGATGGCATCTATGGCTGACATTTTTGCGCTGCGTCGGGCAGGAATATAGGCTGAAATCAAAATGGTGGCCAATGCTACCAGGATAGCGATTATTACAGAATAAATGGATACCGACAATGTCAATGAAACTGGAAGGTCGGATGATATCATGCTGGCAAACAGATCATCTATAAAATATAGGGTGATGTCTATACCTAGGATGCCGGATAGCACTCCCAAAGGTATCCCTATTCCCGCTATCACCAGAGCTTCGAAGAGTACCGAATGTTTAAGCTGTTTTGAAGTGGCGCCGGCACCTGAAAGCAGGCCGAACTGTTTTTTCCGCTCACTGACCGAGATAGCGAAGGAATTGTAGATCAGTGATATAGAGCCCACCATGATCAATGCAATGAGTATGGCTCCCAGGCCGTATAATACCGAGTTAAAGCTACTATCGTTGCTAATACCCATATATCTGAGCAAATCATCGTTACACCGATACTGATCATTTTCAATATTTTTTAAATTGCCTACGATGTTGTAGATCTGACCAGGATTTTTTGCTTTAAAATAGATGCTGAGGTTATTGGCATCTGTCAATGTATCCTCATTCAGCATGGTAATTGCGGTATATCCCGGTGCGGAGAAATCTTCCAGTGTATGGGAAAGCCGATGGCATATTCCTACTACAGTGAATGTCCTTGTCCCTGTTATCTCAAGTTTTTCCGATGCTCCGGTTTCTTCATGAATATAACTGTCTTTTTGTTCCAGCACAGTGCCATCCTCCGAGATGCGCTGTCCTATAACAAGGTTTAATGTATCTCCTATTCGATGGCGTACACCGCCGTTGGTGGAAGTATGATCGGAGATTATTATCTCATTTTCATTCCGGGGCAGTCTACCGCTGGTCAAGCGTACCGGAAGTGTATCAAAGGATTTTTGGTCAAACTCAACGATGTATAGATAGGGTTTATACTCGTTTACGCTGCCCTCTAGCATAGAATAGCCTACACTCTTTGTTAGGCCAACTTCTTCTATATCATCCCTGTTATTAAGGGTTTTGATATCCTCATAATTTCTATTATGAACAACTGCGTGCCAGTCTCCTTCCTCTGCAATTGTGAGGTTGACCATATAATTTTGCATGCTGGATATCAGGGTGGTTACTGCAGTTATCATGGCTACAGACAGGATGACCCCTATGATGGTGACGATGGTACGGGTTTTGTTTTTCTTCAGCCCTTTTAGAGTGACCTTGTTAATGATGTTCATGGGTTGATCACCTCATCCTTTGCAATCATACCGTCTTCGATGCTGATAATTCTGTCTGCCTGAAGGGCTATGTTTTCATCATGGGTGATCACGATTAAAGTCTGATTGTATCTTTGATTATATAACTTCAACAAAGAGATAATCTCTTTACTGTTTTTGCTATCCAGGTTTCCCGTAGGTTCGTCGGCCAGAACCAGAGCCGGATTATTTACCAGGGCACGCCCAATAGATGCCCTCTGCTGTTGTCCTCCGGATAATTGATTGGGAAGATGATTTACTCGGTCCTGCAAGCCCAATGTAGTAAGGAGCTCCCGCAAGTGTTCTTTATCTTCCTTTCTGTTATCCAGCAGCAAAGGCAGTGTT
This DNA window, taken from Clostridia bacterium, encodes the following:
- a CDS encoding FtsX-like permease family protein; this encodes MNIINKVTLKGLKKNKTRTIVTIIGVILSVAMITAVTTLISSMQNYMVNLTIAEEGDWHAVVHNRNYEDIKTLNNRDDIEEVGLTKSVGYSMLEGSVNEYKPYLYIVEFDQKSFDTLPVRLTSGRLPRNENEIIISDHTSTNGGVRHRIGDTLNLVIGQRISEDGTVLEQKDSYIHEETGASEKLEITGTRTFTVVGICHRLSHTLEDFSAPGYTAITMLNEDTLTDANNLSIYFKAKNPGQIYNIVGNLKNIENDQYRCNDDLLRYMGISNDSSFNSVLYGLGAILIALIMVGSISLIYNSFAISVSERKKQFGLLSGAGATSKQLKHSVLFEALVIAGIGIPLGVLSGILGIDITLYFIDDLFASMISSDLPVSLTLSVSIYSVIIAILVALATILISAYIPARRSAKMSAIDAIRQTEDIKLTQKQVKTSRLTRKLFGIEGDFALKNLKRNRRRYRSTVISLFISIVLFVSASAFSMYLKDSVTNVYEDEKYDLAYFTNQRGDLSDSMKNAYKDILALDSVDEGAVIKTFYSQTELPREKVEESFYRDKVDQEIISEGENAFVQIEVYGVDHDTFTEYIQKLGIDKSRFTDANSPAGIAVDKQHYYDFQSKKYRNTNIFKQHNPQIIQIDYSQEEQSAKIDISIAAFADTAPFGIKDYTQDDSIMLIVDDSLWETIFADTSEYMNPAYMCFKAEDPFKAEEDMKNILSESGLTTSNIFNVAEMLQSNRNIIIIISVFSYGFIILISLITIANVFNTISTNVNLRRREFAMLKSVGMTDKSFNKMLNYECIFYGLKALLFGLPVSVLVTYLIHQKINEGVDMMFYLPVQGILVSVFSVFLVVFISMMYSMSKIRKENILDALKNENL
- a CDS encoding ABC transporter ATP-binding protein, producing MKILQVENLTKIYGKGNTAVTALDNVSFSVDRGEFVAVIGPSGSGKSTLLHILGGVDTPTSGKVYIDGTDIYSLDQSKLAIFRRRQIGLIYQFYNLIPILNVEENITLPLLLDNRKEDKEHLRELLTTLGLQDRVNHLPNQLSGGQQQRASIGRALVNNPALVLADEPTGNLDSKNSKEIISLLKLYNQRYNQTLIVITHDENIALQADRIISIEDGMIAKDEVINP